One genomic window of Polyangium aurulentum includes the following:
- a CDS encoding STAS domain-containing protein produces the protein MQNDKNTNEELEREVEALRKRVAELEAPARRYQALFDGGIVSMQIMDRESRTLEVNGRFEELWGLRLEDLDHYRLRTDAQVIASGMSPVIERAFEEGQATPLPTIRYDPVAADTVQKGAARWVASSLHPIKDAAGDVLEVLQIHVDIGELKQSEDELRRETERLEAAVAKRTAELEAQLHVSEEQQRAIAALSTPVLRIWRGILALPLIGRIDADRAARILDVLLQSIVDTRAEHVILDVTGVPFVDAEGARHLRDTVRAASLLGAQCIIVGISSTMAQTLVDNDLAFEDVPTFATLQDGLRRFLSRRDESK, from the coding sequence CTACCAGGCTCTGTTCGACGGGGGCATCGTGAGCATGCAGATCATGGATCGCGAAAGCCGCACCCTCGAGGTGAACGGGCGCTTCGAGGAGCTCTGGGGACTGCGCCTCGAGGATCTCGACCATTACAGATTGCGCACGGACGCCCAGGTCATCGCAAGCGGGATGTCGCCCGTCATCGAGCGAGCCTTCGAGGAAGGCCAGGCGACGCCGTTGCCCACCATTCGCTACGACCCGGTCGCGGCCGATACGGTCCAGAAGGGAGCGGCTCGCTGGGTCGCATCCTCGCTCCATCCGATCAAGGACGCGGCGGGCGACGTGCTCGAGGTGCTGCAAATCCACGTGGACATCGGCGAGCTCAAGCAGAGCGAGGACGAGCTGCGGCGCGAAACCGAGCGGCTCGAAGCGGCCGTCGCCAAGCGGACCGCAGAGCTCGAGGCGCAGCTTCACGTGAGCGAGGAGCAGCAGCGCGCCATTGCCGCGCTCTCGACGCCCGTGCTCCGCATCTGGAGGGGCATTCTCGCCCTGCCGCTCATCGGCCGCATCGACGCCGACAGAGCCGCCCGCATCCTCGACGTGCTGCTCCAGTCCATCGTCGACACGCGCGCCGAGCACGTCATTCTCGACGTCACAGGCGTGCCTTTCGTCGACGCCGAGGGGGCGCGCCATTTGCGCGACACCGTGCGCGCTGCCTCGCTCCTGGGCGCCCAATGCATCATCGTCGGCATCTCGTCCACCATGGCGCAGACGCTCGTCGACAATGACCTCGCCTTCGAGGACGTCCCCACCTTCGCCACCCTCCAGGACGGATTACGGCGCTTTCTGTCGCGCCGTGACGAGAGCAAATAG